A genomic segment from Microcella flavibacter encodes:
- a CDS encoding sodium:proton antiporter: MSLAISIGILTAAGVFLVLQRGMIRIILGFVLLTHAVNLLIIAAGGVGRREAPFFGGDTSSAADALPQAFVLTAIVIAFAITVVLATFAVIGRRDDDTEAADESSPVESGAEAER; the protein is encoded by the coding sequence ATGAGTCTCGCCATCAGCATCGGCATCCTCACCGCCGCCGGGGTGTTCCTCGTACTGCAGCGCGGCATGATCCGCATCATCCTGGGCTTCGTCCTGCTCACCCATGCCGTCAACCTGCTCATCATCGCGGCGGGCGGGGTCGGCCGGCGCGAGGCGCCCTTCTTCGGCGGCGACACGAGCAGCGCCGCGGACGCCCTGCCGCAGGCGTTCGTGCTCACGGCCATCGTCATCGCCTTCGCGATCACCGTCGTCCTCGCGACCTTCGCCGTGATCGGGCGACGCGATGATGACACCGAGGCGGCCGATGAGTCGTCGCCGGTCGAGAGCGGCGCGGAGGCAGAGCGATGA
- the zapE gene encoding cell division protein ZapE yields MDSATTALRLIDRNPGLAAAELLEHLAPPPQFAAASLESYVPDPAHPSQSEAVEAVRRFADGVPDAPATGLAGLFRRKAPVVVDKPGIYLDGGFGVGKTHLLAALWHRTPGRKHFGTFIEYTALVGALGYAQAVAALSGARLIAIDEFELDDPGDTMVMSRLLGQLVAGGTRIAATSNTPPHALGEGRFAAQDFLREITALADRFDILRIDGDDYRKRDIEGHAVTLDEAAFEERMREETARGTATIDDFAAVLHHLSTVHPSRYIGLIDGLTAIGLRDVTVLRNQTDALRLVALVDRLYDAQIRIATTGVPLDGIFTDDMLSGGYRKKYLRAVSRMIALTTA; encoded by the coding sequence GTGGATTCCGCGACGACCGCACTGCGCCTCATCGACCGCAATCCCGGGCTCGCCGCCGCCGAGCTGCTGGAGCACCTGGCCCCGCCGCCGCAGTTCGCGGCCGCCAGCCTCGAGAGCTACGTGCCCGACCCCGCGCATCCCTCGCAGTCGGAGGCGGTCGAGGCGGTGCGGCGGTTCGCCGACGGCGTGCCGGACGCGCCCGCCACGGGGCTCGCCGGACTCTTCCGCCGCAAGGCCCCGGTGGTGGTCGACAAGCCGGGCATCTACCTCGACGGCGGCTTCGGCGTCGGCAAGACCCACCTGCTCGCCGCACTCTGGCACCGCACCCCGGGCCGCAAGCACTTCGGCACCTTCATCGAGTACACCGCGCTCGTCGGCGCGCTCGGCTACGCGCAGGCGGTCGCGGCGCTGTCGGGCGCGCGGCTCATCGCGATCGACGAGTTCGAGCTCGACGACCCGGGGGACACGATGGTGATGTCGCGCCTGCTCGGTCAGCTGGTGGCGGGCGGAACGCGCATCGCCGCCACCTCGAACACCCCGCCGCACGCGCTCGGCGAGGGGCGCTTCGCGGCCCAGGACTTCCTGCGCGAGATCACCGCGCTCGCCGACCGCTTCGACATCCTCCGCATCGACGGCGACGACTACCGCAAGCGCGACATCGAGGGGCACGCGGTCACGCTCGACGAGGCCGCCTTCGAGGAGCGGATGCGCGAGGAGACCGCGCGCGGCACCGCCACCATCGACGACTTCGCCGCGGTGCTGCACCACCTCTCGACCGTGCACCCGAGCCGGTACATCGGTCTCATCGACGGGCTGACGGCGATCGGGCTGCGCGACGTGACGGTGCTGCGCAACCAGACCGACGCCCTGCGGCTCGTGGCGCTCGTCGACCGGCTCTACGACGCGCAGATCCGCATCGCGACGACCGGCGTGCCGCTCGACGGCATCTTCACCGACGACATGCTGTCGGGCGGCTACCGCAAGAAGTACCTGCGCGCCGTCTCGCGCATGATCGCGCTCACCACGGCCTGA
- a CDS encoding SufE family protein has translation MTADLPPALAETREDFLALTEKDRLQLLLEFSNELPNLPEEYRDRPELLERVEECQSPVFLFVAVKGDVVAVHATAPAESPTTRGFASILVQGLSGLDAATVLAVPDDFAFDLGLTTAVSPLRLRGMTGMLGRIKRQVREKTAA, from the coding sequence GTGACCGCCGACCTGCCCCCCGCCCTCGCCGAGACCCGCGAGGACTTTCTCGCGCTGACCGAGAAGGATCGCCTGCAGCTGCTGCTGGAGTTCTCGAACGAGCTGCCCAACCTGCCGGAGGAGTACCGGGACCGCCCCGAGCTGCTCGAGCGCGTCGAGGAGTGCCAGTCGCCGGTGTTCCTCTTCGTCGCCGTCAAGGGCGACGTCGTCGCGGTCCACGCGACCGCGCCGGCCGAATCCCCGACGACGCGGGGGTTCGCCTCGATCCTCGTGCAGGGGCTCTCCGGCCTCGACGCGGCGACCGTGCTCGCCGTGCCCGACGACTTCGCCTTCGATCTCGGGCTCACCACCGCCGTCAGCCCGCTGCGCTTGCGGGGCATGACCGGGATGCTCGGCCGCATCAAGCGCCAGGTGCGCGAGAAGACCGCCGCGTGA
- a CDS encoding DUF4040 family protein has translation MSLIVLLGGALATVGLTMLATRLIGRDAGWIAAAALAALAVLVGVQAAPVIAGGEAVRETIAWMPTLDIAVRLRLDGLAALFLLIVLGIGALVMAYSARYLSERSVHAHTGYFAWMLLFAFAMTGLVLADDLVLLFVFWELTTLCSFALINRSGHRASAPAVRTLLITATGGLALLFAVVLIVVRTGTTVLSDALGDAAWQTDAGFTAGVAVLVALAAMTKSAQFPFHLWLPDAMVAPTPVSAYLHAAAMVKAGIYLLMLFSPALAGTVVWQSVLVTTGLITAIMGAVFALRRFDLKEIMAYSTVSQLGFIVALIGVGTPSALTTAALYTLAHALFKASLFMVVGIVDRQAGTRDIRLLRGLRRALPSTFVATVLAGLSMAGVFPLLGFVSKEYLLGGMLEPGGPEWLGALLATTAVIGATATFAYTGRIILGGFTDYRGTDRIDEALDTHRMPQIVSEASPLFLIPAVVPALLGLLLGPSVAMLRPLTGAAGSAAAGETYEASFAIFSGFTPELALSITIIVLGLVVIGQRRRLDRVFEARILPFTAIDVVERIRTGAIRLGRRVGGATRTDAQPLHLGVPWLLLALVIGAALVMSPAVGEVVEPGEPWTDALLLGLLVVTVVPAVLTRSRLTALILVGGAGFVVALWFFALGAIDVGLTQLLVELLTVVALVLILRRLPPLFHRVARSRQLASAALAVGVGAAATAATLFFTGRRELSAVGRYFLDEAYEDTGGSNVVNTILVDYRALDTLGELTVIAVTGIVLMGVLARRPLLPERTPDISHWSRTALARSTDNTLPIRVVARWAAPVVILLSLYLLLRGHYEPGGGFIAALVGGTGFALAYLGAATDRRAPITWPYRGLLAAGIVVGVASGIGGYLVGSFLKPVRFGIPLPWGGEYGFTSALIFDLGVYFAVIAIVIAVLNELGGVTERRGSDDVIEGAEPTVDPASDPSRKEAVS, from the coding sequence GTGAGCCTTATCGTGCTGCTCGGCGGCGCGCTCGCGACGGTCGGCCTCACCATGCTGGCGACCCGTCTCATCGGGCGCGACGCCGGCTGGATCGCCGCGGCCGCGCTGGCCGCTCTGGCCGTGCTCGTGGGCGTCCAGGCCGCGCCCGTGATCGCGGGAGGCGAGGCGGTGCGCGAGACGATCGCGTGGATGCCCACCCTCGACATCGCCGTCCGCCTGCGGCTCGACGGGCTCGCCGCGCTGTTCCTCCTCATCGTGCTCGGCATCGGCGCGCTCGTCATGGCCTACTCCGCCCGGTATCTCTCCGAGCGCTCGGTGCACGCCCACACGGGCTACTTCGCGTGGATGCTCCTCTTCGCGTTCGCGATGACCGGGCTCGTCCTGGCAGATGACCTCGTGCTGCTCTTCGTCTTCTGGGAGCTCACGACCCTGTGCTCCTTCGCCCTCATCAACCGCTCGGGCCACCGGGCGAGCGCGCCGGCCGTGCGAACGCTGCTCATCACGGCCACCGGGGGTCTCGCGCTCCTCTTCGCCGTCGTCCTGATCGTCGTGCGCACGGGCACGACGGTGCTCAGCGACGCGCTGGGCGACGCCGCGTGGCAGACCGACGCGGGCTTCACGGCCGGCGTCGCCGTGCTCGTCGCCCTCGCCGCGATGACGAAGTCGGCGCAGTTCCCGTTCCACCTCTGGCTGCCCGACGCGATGGTCGCACCGACCCCGGTGAGCGCCTACCTGCACGCCGCGGCGATGGTGAAGGCCGGCATCTACCTGCTCATGCTCTTCTCGCCCGCGCTGGCCGGAACCGTCGTCTGGCAGTCGGTCCTCGTGACGACGGGTCTCATCACGGCGATCATGGGCGCGGTCTTCGCCCTGCGGCGCTTCGATCTGAAGGAGATCATGGCGTACTCGACGGTGAGCCAGCTCGGCTTCATCGTCGCGCTCATCGGCGTCGGAACGCCCTCCGCGCTGACCACCGCGGCGCTGTACACGCTCGCGCACGCGCTCTTCAAGGCATCGCTCTTCATGGTCGTCGGCATCGTCGACCGGCAGGCGGGCACGCGCGACATCCGGCTGCTCCGCGGACTGAGGAGAGCGCTGCCGAGCACCTTCGTCGCCACGGTGCTCGCCGGGCTGTCGATGGCCGGGGTGTTCCCGCTGCTCGGATTCGTCTCGAAGGAGTACCTGCTCGGCGGCATGCTCGAGCCGGGCGGGCCGGAATGGCTGGGCGCGCTCCTCGCGACCACGGCCGTGATCGGAGCGACCGCGACCTTCGCGTACACGGGGCGCATCATCCTCGGCGGGTTCACCGACTACCGGGGCACCGACCGCATCGACGAGGCCCTCGACACGCACCGGATGCCCCAGATCGTGTCGGAGGCCTCACCGCTGTTCCTCATCCCGGCCGTCGTCCCCGCGCTCCTCGGCCTGCTCCTCGGCCCGTCGGTCGCGATGCTCCGGCCGTTGACCGGAGCCGCGGGCAGCGCCGCCGCGGGGGAGACCTACGAGGCGAGCTTCGCGATCTTCAGCGGGTTCACGCCCGAGCTCGCCCTGTCGATCACGATCATCGTGCTCGGGCTCGTCGTGATCGGCCAGCGCCGACGGCTCGACCGGGTCTTCGAGGCGCGCATCCTGCCGTTCACGGCCATCGACGTCGTCGAGCGGATCCGCACCGGCGCGATCCGCCTCGGCAGGCGGGTCGGCGGTGCGACGCGCACGGATGCTCAGCCGCTGCACCTCGGCGTGCCGTGGCTGCTGCTCGCCCTCGTCATCGGCGCCGCGCTCGTGATGTCGCCCGCGGTGGGCGAGGTCGTCGAGCCGGGGGAGCCGTGGACGGACGCGCTGCTGCTCGGGCTGCTGGTCGTGACGGTGGTCCCGGCGGTGCTCACCCGATCGCGGCTGACCGCGCTCATCCTCGTCGGCGGCGCCGGCTTCGTCGTCGCCCTCTGGTTCTTCGCCCTCGGCGCCATCGACGTCGGGCTCACGCAGCTGCTCGTCGAGCTGCTGACGGTCGTCGCGCTCGTCCTCATCCTCCGGCGCCTGCCGCCGCTCTTCCACCGCGTGGCGCGCAGCCGCCAGCTGGCGAGCGCCGCCCTGGCAGTCGGCGTGGGCGCGGCCGCGACCGCCGCCACGCTGTTCTTCACCGGTCGGCGAGAGCTGTCCGCGGTGGGACGGTACTTCCTCGACGAGGCCTACGAGGACACCGGCGGCTCGAACGTCGTCAACACGATCCTCGTGGACTACCGGGCGCTCGACACCCTCGGCGAGCTCACCGTCATCGCCGTGACCGGCATCGTGCTCATGGGCGTCCTCGCCCGCCGGCCGCTGCTGCCCGAGCGCACACCCGACATCTCCCATTGGTCGAGAACCGCCCTCGCCCGCAGCACTGACAACACGCTGCCCATCCGGGTCGTCGCCCGCTGGGCCGCGCCCGTGGTCATCCTCCTCTCGCTGTACCTGCTGCTGCGCGGGCACTACGAACCGGGCGGCGGCTTCATCGCCGCGCTCGTCGGGGGCACCGGATTCGCCCTGGCCTACCTGGGCGCCGCCACCGATCGCCGGGCACCGATCACCTGGCCGTACCGGGGTCTGCTGGCCGCCGGCATCGTCGTCGGCGTCGCGAGCGGCATCGGCGGCTACCTCGTCGGCTCGTTCCTCAAGCCCGTGCGCTTCGGCATCCCCCTGCCGTGGGGCGGCGAGTACGGCTTCACCAGCGCGCTGATCTTCGACCTCGGCGTCTACTTCGCCGTCATCGCCATCGTCATCGCCGTGCTCAACGAGCTCGGCGGCGTCACCGAGCGGCGGGGGAGCGACGACGTCATCGAGGGCGCCGAGCCCACCGTCGATCCCGCATCCGACCCGAGCCGGAAGGAGGCGGTCTCATGA
- a CDS encoding dihydrofolate reductase family protein — protein sequence MILRRLLPAPGDELDVAAPGARDRLLEWYAPEGAEGIRCNLVVTIDGRAAGGDGLSDSLSSRTDRMILGVIRESADAVLVGAGTVRAEGYRLPSRAPLAIVSASGRLDGHRLAPREGAPPVVVLTTAAGAERVAASLGVLPHRAVVVAEHSFSISEAVDALRGLGLRSLVAEGGPSVIRSLLEADLLDELCLTTAPRLGGRALPLLGEGDAPLTTWQRTQLLVDAEGLSYARWSRAVPA from the coding sequence GTGATCCTGCGTCGGCTGCTGCCGGCACCGGGCGACGAGCTCGACGTCGCGGCGCCGGGTGCTCGGGATCGGCTGCTCGAGTGGTACGCGCCGGAGGGCGCGGAGGGCATCCGGTGCAACCTCGTCGTCACCATCGACGGGCGGGCGGCCGGCGGCGACGGCCTCTCGGACTCGCTCAGCAGCCGCACCGACCGCATGATCCTCGGCGTCATCCGCGAGAGCGCCGACGCGGTGCTCGTCGGTGCCGGCACCGTGCGCGCCGAGGGCTACCGTCTGCCGTCGAGGGCGCCTCTCGCGATCGTCTCGGCGAGCGGTCGTCTCGACGGGCACCGTCTCGCGCCGCGCGAGGGCGCGCCCCCGGTCGTCGTGCTGACGACCGCCGCCGGGGCGGAGCGGGTCGCGGCCTCTCTCGGCGTCCTCCCTCACCGTGCGGTCGTCGTCGCCGAGCACTCCTTCTCGATCAGCGAGGCGGTCGATGCGCTGCGCGGTCTCGGCCTGCGCTCGCTCGTCGCGGAGGGCGGCCCCTCGGTCATCCGCTCGCTCCTCGAGGCGGACCTCCTCGACGAGCTGTGCCTCACCACCGCCCCGCGGCTGGGCGGCCGCGCGCTGCCCCTCCTGGGCGAGGGGGATGCTCCGCTCACGACCTGGCAGCGCACCCAGCTGCTCGTCGACGCCGAGGGGCTCTCCTACGCGCGCTGGTCGCGAGCCGTCCCCGCCTGA
- a CDS encoding alpha/beta hydrolase family protein, which translates to MSPSPGSRAGILLGAIVVGAAVAAMSATAAVAVGMARRVVTPAVRREEDVAIHGVDLDARWIRLGRTPDTAVPGRYGLWFAGGAGHARVGRILTTTPTTVTRVLESVQSGRIQEARRGRWGAWFHLNPADLGLDAEEVAVATELGPAPAWVVHPASGPSTDWVVQVHGRGVTRAEGLRALPVFRRAGFSSLLISYRNDGLAPPSADGRYALGLEEWRDLESAVAEALRRGAARIVVMGWSMGGAITLQFLTRSPLAHHVVGAVLESPVVDWRTVLRFHAALSGLPRPVGEVALGVLGSAGARPLLGIGAPIDLAELDLVARADELTVPLLLLHSDDDGYVPPGASLALAAARPDIVTLERFAVARHTKLWNVDPVRWEAVIERWLRARAQAGTARDQRA; encoded by the coding sequence ATGAGCCCGTCGCCCGGCTCCCGCGCCGGCATCCTCCTCGGCGCGATCGTGGTCGGCGCAGCCGTCGCCGCGATGTCGGCGACCGCCGCGGTCGCGGTCGGCATGGCGCGTCGCGTCGTCACGCCAGCCGTGCGGCGCGAGGAGGACGTCGCGATCCACGGCGTCGACCTGGATGCGCGGTGGATCCGCCTCGGCCGTACGCCCGACACCGCCGTTCCGGGCCGCTACGGGCTCTGGTTCGCCGGCGGGGCGGGGCACGCGCGCGTCGGGCGCATCCTGACCACCACGCCGACGACCGTCACCCGGGTGCTCGAGAGCGTGCAGAGCGGTCGCATCCAGGAGGCCCGGCGGGGCCGCTGGGGCGCCTGGTTCCATCTGAACCCGGCCGACCTCGGGCTCGACGCCGAGGAGGTCGCCGTCGCGACCGAGCTCGGGCCGGCCCCCGCCTGGGTCGTGCACCCGGCGAGCGGGCCCTCGACCGACTGGGTCGTGCAGGTGCACGGCCGGGGCGTCACCCGCGCAGAGGGGCTGCGCGCACTGCCGGTGTTCCGCCGCGCCGGCTTCTCGAGCCTGCTCATCAGCTACCGCAACGACGGTCTCGCCCCGCCGAGCGCCGACGGCCGCTACGCCCTCGGGCTCGAGGAGTGGCGCGACCTGGAATCGGCGGTCGCCGAGGCTCTGCGGCGCGGCGCCGCGCGCATCGTCGTCATGGGGTGGTCGATGGGCGGGGCCATCACCCTGCAGTTCCTCACCCGATCCCCGCTCGCCCATCACGTCGTCGGCGCCGTGCTCGAGTCGCCCGTCGTCGACTGGCGGACGGTGCTGCGGTTCCACGCGGCGCTCTCCGGGCTGCCGAGGCCGGTCGGCGAGGTCGCCCTCGGCGTGCTCGGCTCCGCGGGCGCTCGTCCGCTGCTCGGCATCGGGGCGCCCATCGACCTGGCCGAGCTCGACCTCGTCGCCCGCGCCGACGAGCTGACGGTGCCGCTGCTGCTGCTGCACAGCGACGACGACGGCTACGTGCCGCCCGGCGCCTCGCTCGCGCTGGCGGCGGCCCGACCCGACATCGTGACGCTCGAGCGGTTCGCCGTCGCCCGGCACACCAAGCTGTGGAACGTCGACCCCGTGCGCTGGGAGGCGGTCATCGAGCGGTGGCTCCGGGCCCGGGCTCAGGCGGGGACGGCTCGCGACCAGCGCGCGTAG
- a CDS encoding sulfurtransferase encodes MTIPVDSTAKFQHYAHPERLVSTEWLEQHLGAEGLVVVESDEDVLLYEVGHIPGAVKVDWHTELNDPVMRDYIDGAQFSALMSAKGIARDSTVVIYGDKSNWWAAYALWVFTLFGHEDVRLLDGGRDRWVAEGRAITTDAPTPTPTDYPVVERRDESIRAFKEDVLDHLGKPLIDVRSPEEYSGQRTTAPAYPEEGALRAGHIPTARSVPWSRAANEDGTFRPLDELSAIYRDEAGVGDADDVIAYCRIGERSSHTWFVLTHLLGVEKVRNYDGSWTEWGSAVRVPITTGTEPGDAPAR; translated from the coding sequence ATGACGATCCCCGTCGACAGCACTGCGAAGTTCCAGCACTACGCCCACCCCGAGCGCCTCGTCTCGACCGAGTGGCTCGAGCAGCACCTCGGCGCCGAGGGCCTCGTCGTCGTCGAGTCCGACGAGGACGTGCTGCTGTACGAGGTGGGGCACATCCCCGGCGCGGTGAAGGTCGACTGGCACACCGAGCTCAACGACCCCGTCATGCGCGACTACATCGACGGCGCGCAGTTCTCCGCGCTCATGAGCGCGAAGGGCATCGCCCGCGACTCGACCGTCGTGATCTACGGCGACAAGAGCAACTGGTGGGCCGCGTACGCGCTGTGGGTCTTCACGCTCTTCGGGCACGAGGACGTGCGGCTGCTCGACGGCGGCCGCGACCGCTGGGTCGCCGAGGGCCGAGCGATCACGACCGACGCCCCGACGCCGACCCCGACCGACTACCCCGTCGTCGAGCGGCGCGATGAGAGCATCCGCGCCTTCAAGGAGGACGTGCTCGACCACCTCGGCAAGCCGCTCATCGACGTGCGCAGCCCCGAGGAGTACAGCGGTCAGCGGACGACCGCGCCCGCGTACCCCGAGGAGGGCGCCCTGCGCGCGGGCCACATCCCGACCGCGCGCAGCGTGCCGTGGAGCCGCGCCGCGAACGAGGACGGCACCTTCCGCCCGCTCGACGAGCTCTCCGCCATCTACCGCGACGAGGCCGGCGTCGGCGACGCGGACGACGTGATCGCCTACTGCCGCATCGGCGAGCGTTCGAGCCACACCTGGTTCGTGCTCACCCACCTGCTGGGCGTCGAGAAGGTGCGCAACTACGACGGCTCGTGGACGGAGTGGGGCAGCGCCGTGCGCGTGCCCATCACCACCGGCACCGAGCCCGGCGACGCGCCCGCTCGATAG